The Deinococcota bacterium genome has a window encoding:
- a CDS encoding copper resistance protein CopC → MFRLALWLAALTLVGAAHAHAYLNASTPVENSVVAELQEVQLVYSEPVEIRFSLFKVYPLELGEAAPADLSAVSDDELRRVSGLAGALVSEVLELRGDEEARADSGVTTAERTSQELALGLKETLEPGAYVVMWRVLSIDTHTTQGFFVFFYQPDAAG, encoded by the coding sequence ATGTTTCGTCTAGCCTTGTGGCTCGCTGCCCTGACTCTGGTCGGGGCAGCCCACGCCCACGCCTACTTAAACGCCTCCACGCCTGTAGAGAACAGCGTGGTCGCCGAACTTCAAGAGGTCCAACTCGTCTATAGCGAGCCCGTCGAGATTCGCTTCAGCCTCTTTAAGGTCTACCCGCTCGAGCTAGGGGAAGCGGCACCCGCTGACCTGAGCGCCGTTTCAGACGACGAGCTGCGGCGGGTAAGCGGCCTCGCGGGCGCGCTCGTCTCCGAGGTCTTAGAGCTACGCGGCGACGAGGAGGCTCGAGCCGACAGCGGCGTCACCACCGCCGAGCGCACCAGCCAGGAGCTGGCGCTGGGGCTCAAAGAGACCCTGGAACCCGGCGCCTATGTCGTCATGTGGAGGGTGCTCTCCATCGACACCCACACCACTCAGGGCTTTTTTGTCTTCTTCTACCAGCCTGACGCCGCGGGCTAA